A DNA window from Clostridium pasteurianum contains the following coding sequences:
- a CDS encoding SGNH/GDSL hydrolase family protein translates to MINSNIFENAIINCFGDSTTWGDNGLGTGGNQISWTTQIQKFLKFKTVRNYGLNGSRMAITADRDDSFIERYERMDNNADIITVLGGVNDFQHDVPLGNITSTDPYCFYGALNTIITGLLEKYPDKVIIFMTPMKNDFVHPVKKYPNSFTFNKAHLKQIDYVNAIKDVCDYYSIPVLDLYSESGISPFNENQAALYMPDKLHYSEAGYLRLAKKIAGYLSNIQL, encoded by the coding sequence TTGATAAACTCAAATATATTTGAAAATGCCATAATAAACTGTTTTGGCGACTCTACTACCTGGGGAGATAATGGCCTTGGAACTGGTGGAAATCAAATTTCATGGACTACTCAAATCCAGAAATTCTTAAAATTTAAAACTGTACGCAACTATGGACTAAATGGTTCAAGAATGGCCATTACTGCAGATAGAGATGACAGCTTTATTGAACGTTATGAAAGAATGGACAATAATGCCGATATTATTACAGTTCTAGGTGGTGTTAATGATTTCCAGCACGATGTACCTTTAGGCAACATAACTTCTACTGATCCATATTGCTTTTATGGTGCCCTAAATACCATTATCACAGGTTTACTTGAAAAATATCCGGATAAAGTAATAATTTTCATGACACCTATGAAAAATGATTTTGTACATCCTGTTAAAAAATATCCAAATTCATTTACTTTTAATAAAGCTCACTTAAAACAAATTGATTATGTAAATGCTATAAAGGATGTATGTGATTATTACAGTATTCCAGTACTTGATTTATATAGTGAAAGTGGTATTTCACCATTTAACGAAAACCAAGCAGCACTATATATGCCTGATAAATTACACTATAGTGAAGCCGGTTACCTAAGACTTGCAAAAAAAATTGCTGGATACTTAAGTAATATACAGTTGTAA
- a CDS encoding manganese efflux pump: MGLVISAILFSLASNLDNVVIGIAYGIKKIKINMAANLIIAVVTSVGTFLSMSIGKYISHFLPHFIANVLGAGAITILGVYFVIQSIRKLINDKNSKEIALKNTSEMIEYAEKSDLDRSGDISLKEALLAAFGLTFNNIGTGVAASITGVNITVTVAATFILSILTIKFGESVGNHVLGQFFGKYSPLFSGILLILLGVIEFLN, encoded by the coding sequence ATGGGACTAGTTATATCTGCAATATTATTTAGTTTAGCTTCTAATTTAGATAATGTAGTTATAGGAATTGCATATGGCATTAAAAAAATAAAAATAAATATGGCAGCAAATCTTATTATAGCCGTTGTTACATCTGTGGGAACATTTTTGTCCATGTCAATAGGAAAATATATATCGCACTTTTTGCCACATTTTATAGCTAATGTATTGGGTGCTGGAGCTATTACTATTTTAGGTGTGTATTTTGTAATTCAAAGTATAAGAAAGCTCATAAATGATAAGAATTCAAAGGAAATTGCTCTAAAAAATACTTCTGAGATGATTGAATATGCCGAGAAATCGGATTTAGATAGATCGGGAGATATTAGCCTTAAAGAGGCACTTCTAGCAGCCTTCGGGTTAACCTTTAACAATATAGGTACTGGAGTAGCTGCAAGTATAACTGGAGTTAATATAACAGTTACAGTTGCAGCTACATTTATACTGAGTATCCTTACAATTAAATTTGGTGAAAGTGTAGGAAATCACGTACTTGGTCAATTCTTTGGCAAGTATTCACCATTATTTTCAGGAATACTCTTAATACTTCTTGGTGTTATTGAATTTTTAAATTAA
- a CDS encoding PTS fructose transporter subunit IIC: MKKIVAISACPTGVAHTYMAAAALEKSAKELGIQIKVETQGASEPENVLTQKDISEADLVLIAAAKKVDLSRFEGKKLVEVSINKVVRDAKAVLEEVINKEDVSIFELAAEHKKKKKAQQVGVYKHLMTGVYTMLPFVIAGGILIALSFAFGIHASDPKDPSYNIIAGALNKIGGDVAFGLMVPVLAAGIAYSIAGKEGIVSGMVAGMLAKLLGAGFLGGLVGGLFAGYLTAFLIKNVKLPKAVASLKTLIIIPLLSVFITGFVMIFVVGTPVKYCLDSLTYFLKGLGTTNGALFGAVCGLMMAADMGGPLNKAISTFCIGLMSTGIYAPIAACMVAGMTPPLGLALATILFKDKFTDEEKEAGKSCWILGLSYITEGAIPFAVADPLRVIPSLMLGSGVAGAISLGFNCTSLAPHGGIWIAPIPNVIGNLPMYIVALVSGTLVTCFCVGLLKKKKITVEE, encoded by the coding sequence ATGAAAAAAATAGTAGCTATATCAGCATGTCCTACGGGTGTTGCTCATACTTATATGGCCGCAGCAGCACTGGAAAAAAGTGCAAAGGAATTGGGTATTCAAATAAAAGTAGAAACCCAAGGTGCTTCCGAGCCTGAAAACGTTTTAACTCAAAAAGATATATCAGAAGCAGATTTAGTTTTAATTGCGGCTGCTAAAAAAGTAGACTTAAGCAGGTTTGAAGGTAAAAAACTAGTAGAAGTTTCAATTAATAAAGTAGTTAGAGATGCCAAGGCAGTTCTTGAAGAAGTAATTAATAAGGAGGACGTATCAATTTTTGAACTGGCAGCCGAACATAAGAAGAAGAAAAAAGCTCAGCAGGTTGGAGTATACAAACATTTAATGACAGGTGTTTACACAATGCTTCCATTTGTTATAGCAGGAGGTATTTTAATAGCTTTAAGCTTCGCCTTTGGTATACACGCAAGTGATCCAAAAGATCCAAGTTATAATATAATAGCTGGAGCTTTAAATAAAATTGGAGGCGATGTTGCTTTTGGATTAATGGTACCTGTTTTAGCTGCTGGAATTGCATATTCTATAGCTGGCAAGGAAGGTATTGTATCCGGTATGGTTGCCGGTATGCTTGCTAAACTTCTTGGAGCAGGTTTTCTTGGAGGATTAGTTGGAGGACTATTTGCAGGATACTTAACAGCTTTTCTCATTAAAAATGTTAAACTTCCTAAAGCAGTAGCATCTCTGAAAACTCTTATAATAATTCCTTTATTAAGTGTTTTTATTACAGGCTTTGTAATGATATTTGTTGTAGGTACTCCAGTAAAATACTGCTTAGATTCACTAACTTATTTCTTAAAGGGACTTGGCACAACCAATGGAGCATTATTTGGAGCTGTATGTGGTCTTATGATGGCAGCAGATATGGGAGGTCCTTTAAACAAAGCAATTTCAACCTTCTGCATTGGATTAATGTCAACAGGAATATATGCGCCGATTGCTGCTTGTATGGTGGCAGGAATGACTCCTCCACTTGGACTTGCATTAGCAACGATATTATTTAAAGATAAATTTACTGATGAAGAAAAAGAAGCCGGTAAATCATGCTGGATACTTGGATTATCATATATAACAGAAGGTGCAATACCTTTTGCAGTAGCAGATCCACTTCGCGTTATTCCATCCTTAATGCTTGGCTCAGGTGTTGCAGGTGCAATTTCATTAGGCTTTAATTGTACTTCACTTGCACCTCATGGTGGAATTTGGATAGCCCCTATTCCTAATGTAATAGGAAACCTCCCAATGTATATAGTTGCTCTAGTTTCAGGTACACTTGTAACATGTTTTTGTGTTGGTCTATTAAAAAAGAAAAAAATTACTGTGGAGGAATAA
- a CDS encoding ketose-bisphosphate aldolase, with product MLINMKELLNVARENGFAVPAFNIGSLEILKSVIESAESLNAPVILEIHPSELQYLTDAFIETVKRAAYETKVPTVIHLDHGGSKKDIIRAINCGFTSVMIDGSTLSYEDNVNITKEVSEIAHCVNVSVEGEIGTIGTTGLSFEGGASEVIYTDPKKAKDFIEKTNVDTLAVAVGTAHGLYPKGFKPNLKLNIIKEIKAITNIPLVLHGGSGNPDEEVAAAAKLGICKVNISSDVKSAFFNELKMYMSENPNAYEPNEIFPSCILKASEVIKHKLKLLNTIDKAALYK from the coding sequence ATGCTTATAAATATGAAAGAGCTTTTAAATGTTGCAAGAGAAAACGGATTTGCAGTTCCTGCCTTTAACATAGGAAGTCTTGAGATTTTAAAATCTGTAATAGAAAGTGCTGAAAGCTTAAATGCTCCAGTAATTCTTGAAATTCATCCATCTGAATTACAGTACTTAACAGATGCTTTTATAGAAACTGTAAAAAGAGCAGCTTATGAAACAAAGGTACCTACAGTAATTCATTTAGATCATGGTGGTTCTAAAAAAGATATTATAAGAGCAATTAACTGTGGCTTTACATCAGTAATGATCGATGGATCTACATTATCTTATGAAGACAATGTAAATATAACTAAAGAAGTAAGTGAAATTGCTCATTGTGTAAACGTATCTGTAGAAGGTGAAATAGGTACAATCGGAACTACAGGCTTGTCCTTCGAAGGTGGTGCAAGTGAAGTAATTTATACAGATCCAAAAAAAGCTAAGGACTTTATAGAAAAAACTAACGTAGATACATTAGCAGTAGCTGTTGGAACTGCTCACGGCTTATATCCAAAAGGCTTTAAACCAAATCTAAAATTAAACATAATAAAGGAAATTAAAGCTATCACAAATATTCCTCTAGTTCTGCACGGAGGTTCTGGAAATCCAGATGAGGAGGTAGCAGCTGCTGCAAAGCTCGGTATATGTAAAGTTAACATATCAAGTGATGTAAAAAGCGCCTTCTTCAATGAACTAAAAATGTATATGTCAGAAAATCCAAATGCCTATGAGCCAAATGAAATATTTCCTAGCTGCATTTTAAAAGCCAGCGAAGTAATAAAACATAAGTTAAAATTATTAAATACAATAGATAAAGCAGCTCTGTATAAATAG
- a CDS encoding substrate-binding domain-containing protein: protein MDKRVTLKDISKKLNISLSTVHKAIYGKKGVSEATRKKVLEAANEMDFRINIIASTLKRKAIKIAVVLPEASGEERYFYKDIWNGIDGAKESLKDFNVEIVKVPFKGTDYKLQKQILEDVYSKYSTSISGLITVPWNLSKLDPIIDKFADSSIPVVTINADAPQSKRIACIAPPSKKIGMIAGELMSKMISSSGKVIVISGNKETTIHTKIVEGFIKTMSSELPSIDIIQIIDSNPDNTYVTLKDFFTKFHDIKGIYSNNSRSTLLIGKIITEMNLKNKFKAIGTDLFDESIKFLKEDVIQAIIYQNPYMQAYEGVNFLFNYIIQKEVTIPYEFNQVAIVLKNNIGFYTNN, encoded by the coding sequence ATGGATAAAAGAGTAACTCTAAAAGATATATCTAAAAAGTTAAATATTTCATTAAGTACAGTTCACAAAGCAATCTATGGTAAAAAGGGTGTAAGTGAAGCTACTCGTAAAAAAGTACTTGAGGCAGCAAATGAAATGGATTTCAGAATCAATATTATTGCATCTACTTTAAAGAGAAAGGCAATAAAAATAGCCGTTGTACTGCCTGAAGCATCAGGTGAGGAACGCTACTTTTATAAGGATATATGGAATGGAATAGATGGAGCAAAAGAATCACTAAAGGATTTTAATGTAGAAATAGTAAAAGTACCTTTTAAGGGAACAGATTATAAGCTGCAAAAACAAATTCTTGAAGATGTGTACTCTAAGTATTCAACTTCAATTAGCGGACTGATTACTGTACCCTGGAACTTATCAAAATTAGATCCTATAATTGATAAATTTGCTGATTCAAGCATTCCTGTTGTCACAATAAATGCTGATGCTCCACAAAGTAAAAGAATTGCATGTATAGCTCCCCCATCTAAAAAAATTGGTATGATTGCAGGAGAACTTATGAGTAAAATGATAAGTTCATCAGGTAAAGTTATTGTTATAAGTGGTAATAAAGAAACAACTATTCACACAAAAATTGTTGAAGGTTTTATAAAAACAATGTCCAGCGAATTACCATCAATAGATATAATACAAATTATTGATAGTAATCCCGACAATACCTATGTAACTCTAAAGGATTTTTTCACAAAATTTCATGATATAAAAGGAATATATTCTAATAACTCTAGAAGTACACTGCTTATAGGAAAAATTATAACTGAAATGAATCTAAAAAATAAGTTTAAAGCTATAGGTACTGACCTCTTTGATGAATCAATAAAATTTTTAAAAGAGGATGTAATTCAAGCAATAATATATCAAAATCCATATATGCAGGCTTATGAGGGAGTAAACTTTCTTTTTAATTATATAATCCAGAAGGAAGTAACTATTCCATATGAATTTAATCAGGTAGCAATTGTTCTAAAAAATAATATTGGTTTTTATACAAACAACTAA
- a CDS encoding EamA family transporter, whose translation MKNWYYALLVFLGGCCYGILSTFVKLAYSAGFSSPEVTSAEYFFGTLLIYGVVIFTKKEKLTIKQILKLLLAGVPFGLTGLFYYQSLKTLNASMAIIFLFQFVWIGTLFDWIFNKKKPTKKKLISIFILVVGSILAANVLTHQGAAISVKGIIFGLLASLSYSTSMFFSSSVENDIPPVLKSALLSTGSLIVVCALFPPTFLFHFSVLKGLTPYGLILGLFGVALPPLLFSIGLPHIGPSLGSILSASELPVAVTMSVLVLSEHISIPQLIGIILILVGIISCNIRSRKNNADSTDTPKSAAV comes from the coding sequence TTGAAAAATTGGTATTATGCATTATTAGTTTTTTTAGGCGGCTGCTGCTATGGAATATTATCAACCTTTGTTAAGCTCGCCTATTCAGCAGGTTTCTCATCACCAGAAGTAACAAGTGCAGAGTATTTTTTTGGGACACTACTTATTTATGGTGTTGTTATATTCACAAAAAAAGAGAAATTAACCATAAAACAAATTTTAAAGCTACTATTAGCCGGGGTTCCATTCGGCTTAACAGGTTTATTTTATTATCAATCATTAAAGACACTTAATGCTTCAATGGCAATAATTTTTTTATTTCAATTTGTATGGATTGGAACACTTTTCGATTGGATATTCAATAAGAAAAAACCTACAAAGAAAAAGCTTATTTCAATATTCATTTTAGTAGTAGGTTCAATTTTGGCTGCAAATGTGCTTACACATCAAGGAGCTGCTATTTCTGTAAAGGGAATAATCTTTGGACTGCTTGCTTCTTTATCATATTCAACTTCTATGTTCTTTAGTAGTTCAGTTGAAAATGATATTCCACCGGTATTAAAAAGTGCTCTTTTATCTACTGGCTCTTTAATAGTTGTTTGTGCACTGTTTCCACCAACGTTTTTATTTCACTTTTCAGTATTAAAAGGATTAACTCCTTATGGATTAATTCTCGGTTTATTTGGAGTAGCTCTTCCTCCACTTTTATTTTCAATTGGACTACCTCACATTGGACCAAGCCTTGGCAGCATACTGTCTGCTTCTGAGCTTCCTGTGGCGGTTACCATGTCTGTACTGGTTTTGTCAGAGCATATAAGTATACCTCAATTAATTGGAATAATACTTATATTAGTGGGAATTATAAGCTGCAATATAAGGTCTAGAAAAAACAATGCAGATTCCACGGACACACCAAAAAGTGCTGCCGTATAA
- a CDS encoding PTS sugar transporter subunit IIA, producing the protein MNIKEIIKKENILLHIDANSKIEAFNLLAESLEKTGVVTNKDLYVQDVLEREKEFSTGIGFGFAIPHAKSKYVTKASVAVGRLKKSIKYDSIDDEPINFMFMIAVPIQNNDEHLKILSTLSRKFIDEDFRNALEKATTKDEIMSTLELI; encoded by the coding sequence ATGAACATAAAAGAAATCATAAAAAAGGAAAATATTTTACTCCACATAGATGCAAATTCAAAAATAGAAGCTTTTAATCTATTAGCTGAATCATTAGAAAAAACAGGAGTTGTTACAAATAAAGATTTATATGTACAGGATGTTTTAGAAAGAGAAAAAGAGTTTAGTACAGGAATAGGATTTGGATTTGCCATTCCTCATGCAAAATCAAAATATGTAACTAAAGCTTCTGTGGCTGTTGGAAGACTAAAAAAATCCATTAAATACGATTCAATAGACGATGAGCCAATAAACTTTATGTTTATGATTGCGGTTCCAATACAAAATAATGATGAGCATTTAAAAATACTTAGTACACTTTCAAGAAAATTTATTGATGAAGATTTTAGGAACGCTTTAGAAAAAGCAACTACTAAAGATGAGATTATGTCAACATTAGAATTAATCTAA
- a CDS encoding BglG family transcription antiterminator has protein sequence MKDDNLNYILEILTQESDYTTVHYIAKKLNVSKKTVYNYINSDEMKTLLKKCSIEKKQNKGIKIIGSEEDILEVKRVLELSNPNKNVFNDDCTSCILRILFTSKDPYITKTFSKELHKSQTSIINELDKISAYLEKMNIHLIKKKNFGITICGDERTIREAFKELCINTIFSDKDTKKTKNIYDTRLTEEMYTKIQTIFNELNIKSIIRCINLSENVLNNKFTENDFYTLLIKLSILVSRIKIGKKIINNNAYLKNINEFLAAQIISINLEQNFKIKISTDEIYEITTYILSSRNQKDNINYEDIKSKNTVMVKKFIVSISNYLGINFIDDNELFKNLLLHLKPAIRRIKFGLKSDNPLLDRIKYEYTGVYSVVLTSIDELEKECGIYFDANEIGYICLHVVAAANRIHQGRYLKTCLICDGGITISKYLESVIKKEIKEINIIKTLTSDSINKETFSDFDLILDSTNALTIDSKNSIKINEFIEINEINKIKDWILNKQLNLSNSHMGIDFLKKNVFIFKENMKTRKEVLDKFGKYLESIKYVKNGYTKSLFDREEKTPTSVGRLIAVPHGSKDLVNIQSLIIIKLLKPIPWGDQEVDMVMLLSLNFDNNDQTKYFFKKLYEIISDENLLSKLKKVENLNELEILFRE, from the coding sequence ATGAAGGATGACAATTTAAATTATATTTTAGAGATTCTTACACAAGAATCAGACTACACTACTGTTCATTATATAGCAAAAAAATTAAATGTATCTAAAAAAACCGTTTACAATTATATTAATTCTGATGAAATGAAAACGCTTTTAAAAAAATGTTCCATTGAAAAAAAACAAAATAAAGGAATTAAGATAATTGGCTCAGAAGAAGATATTTTAGAAGTTAAAAGAGTTTTAGAATTATCAAATCCAAATAAAAATGTATTTAATGATGATTGTACATCTTGTATATTGAGAATCCTTTTTACTAGTAAAGATCCATACATTACAAAAACATTCTCTAAAGAACTTCATAAAAGTCAGACAAGCATAATTAATGAACTTGATAAAATTTCCGCATATTTAGAAAAAATGAATATACATTTAATCAAAAAAAAGAATTTTGGAATTACCATATGTGGTGACGAAAGGACTATAAGAGAAGCGTTTAAGGAATTATGCATCAATACTATTTTTTCAGACAAGGATACTAAAAAGACAAAAAATATCTATGATACTAGGCTAACAGAAGAAATGTATACAAAAATTCAAACTATCTTTAATGAGCTGAATATAAAAAGTATTATAAGATGTATAAATTTATCAGAAAATGTGCTAAACAACAAGTTTACAGAAAATGATTTTTACACTTTACTTATTAAATTAAGCATACTGGTATCAAGGATAAAAATCGGTAAAAAAATTATAAATAATAATGCTTACTTAAAAAACATCAATGAATTTCTAGCAGCACAAATTATATCAATTAATTTAGAGCAAAACTTTAAAATTAAAATTAGTACAGATGAAATATATGAAATTACAACATATATCCTATCATCTAGAAATCAAAAGGATAACATAAATTATGAGGACATAAAATCAAAAAATACGGTAATGGTTAAGAAATTCATAGTAAGTATCAGCAATTATTTAGGAATTAATTTTATTGATGATAATGAATTATTTAAAAATTTATTACTTCACTTAAAACCAGCCATTAGAAGGATAAAATTTGGACTTAAATCTGACAATCCACTACTCGATAGAATTAAGTATGAATACACAGGAGTTTATAGTGTTGTTTTGACATCCATAGATGAACTTGAAAAAGAATGCGGTATATACTTTGATGCCAATGAAATAGGTTATATATGCTTGCATGTAGTAGCTGCCGCTAATAGAATACATCAAGGAAGATACTTAAAAACTTGCTTAATATGCGATGGAGGAATAACTATATCAAAATACCTTGAAAGCGTTATCAAAAAAGAAATTAAAGAAATTAATATTATTAAAACATTAACAAGTGATTCAATAAATAAAGAAACTTTCAGTGATTTTGATTTAATTTTAGATTCAACCAATGCATTAACAATAGACAGCAAAAACTCAATAAAAATAAATGAATTTATAGAGATTAATGAAATCAATAAAATTAAAGATTGGATACTAAATAAACAACTAAACTTATCTAATTCCCATATGGGAATAGATTTTTTAAAAAAGAATGTCTTTATATTTAAAGAAAATATGAAAACACGAAAAGAAGTTTTAGATAAATTTGGAAAGTATCTTGAAAGTATCAAGTATGTAAAAAATGGCTATACTAAAAGTTTATTTGACCGTGAGGAAAAAACACCAACTTCGGTTGGAAGATTAATTGCAGTACCCCATGGATCAAAGGATTTAGTTAATATACAATCATTAATCATAATAAAACTATTAAAACCAATTCCTTGGGGAGATCAAGAAGTTGACATGGTTATGTTACTATCATTAAATTTCGATAATAATGACCAGACTAAATACTTTTTCAAAAAACTGTATGAAATTATTTCTGATGAAAATTTGTTAAGTAAGCTTAAAAAAGTAGAAAATTTAAATGAATTAGAAATTTTATTTAGAGAGTGA
- a CDS encoding sugar porter family MFS transporter, whose translation MTNKKSSSELSYIILITVIAALGGTLFGYDQGVISGALNFFSVHFHLNQTTVGFVSGVLALGAMGGCLLAGFLTDHLGRKKVMLLAGCLFTLSSLVLAISQSVEILILGRILSGIAIGMASTVVPLYISEVAPAKIRGTLVSANQLAFAIGMTTVFIVNAIIANTHALAWNVALGWRFMFGSGMVPAIIFFVLSFVIPESPRFLIKVGKAKEAEAVLIRLNGEETAKKEALQIEDSIKSEKKGLISELFAPGVRFAFLIAILAAVFQQLTGTIAVGYYAPAIFKMTGVGTNASLIETIGIGVIKIIFVAIFMLYIDKLGRKKLLRNGALAMVVALLLLSILFSIGKFNMVIDVLILIGVLAHTAAYELSWGGGAWVIVSEVFPTSIRGRALSFSSMAMFLTSYFVTQFFPIMLSKLGAPVTFGVFAVFCIIMAIFAAKMLPETTGKSLEEIEAYFKEKSTH comes from the coding sequence ATGACTAATAAAAAAAGCAGCTCTGAATTATCTTATATAATACTAATAACCGTAATTGCAGCACTAGGAGGAACTCTATTTGGATACGATCAAGGAGTTATTTCAGGAGCATTAAACTTTTTTAGTGTGCATTTTCATTTAAATCAAACAACCGTTGGTTTTGTTTCTGGTGTTCTAGCCCTAGGTGCAATGGGCGGATGTCTTTTAGCTGGGTTTTTAACTGATCATCTTGGTAGAAAAAAAGTTATGCTTTTAGCTGGATGTCTATTTACATTGTCAAGTTTAGTCTTAGCAATTTCTCAATCAGTTGAAATTTTAATTTTAGGTCGTATTCTTTCTGGAATAGCCATTGGAATGGCATCAACTGTTGTTCCTTTGTATATTTCAGAAGTAGCACCTGCTAAAATCCGTGGAACACTTGTTAGTGCAAACCAGCTTGCTTTTGCTATTGGAATGACTACAGTATTTATAGTTAATGCAATTATCGCTAATACTCATGCTCTTGCGTGGAATGTTGCACTTGGATGGCGTTTTATGTTTGGATCAGGAATGGTTCCTGCAATAATTTTCTTTGTTTTATCTTTTGTTATTCCTGAAAGTCCAAGATTCTTAATTAAAGTTGGTAAAGCCAAAGAGGCTGAAGCTGTTTTAATTAGACTTAACGGTGAAGAAACTGCAAAGAAAGAAGCTTTACAAATTGAAGACAGCATTAAATCAGAAAAGAAAGGTTTAATCTCAGAATTATTTGCCCCTGGTGTAAGATTTGCTTTTCTAATAGCAATACTAGCAGCTGTCTTCCAACAATTAACTGGAACAATTGCAGTTGGTTACTACGCTCCTGCTATATTTAAAATGACAGGTGTAGGTACTAATGCATCATTAATTGAAACTATTGGAATAGGTGTAATTAAGATAATTTTTGTTGCTATTTTTATGTTATACATTGATAAACTTGGAAGAAAAAAATTATTGAGAAATGGTGCTTTAGCTATGGTTGTTGCACTACTTTTACTAAGCATTCTATTCAGCATTGGAAAATTCAACATGGTTATAGATGTATTAATTTTAATAGGCGTTTTGGCTCATACTGCTGCTTATGAATTATCTTGGGGCGGCGGAGCATGGGTAATTGTTTCCGAAGTATTCCCAACAAGTATACGTGGAAGAGCCTTATCTTTTTCATCAATGGCTATGTTCTTAACATCTTACTTTGTTACACAATTTTTCCCAATAATGCTTTCTAAACTTGGTGCTCCTGTAACCTTTGGTGTGTTTGCTGTATTCTGCATTATTATGGCAATATTTGCTGCTAAAATGCTTCCTGAGACCACAGGAAAATCTTTAGAGGAGATAGAAGCGTACTTTAAAGAAAAAAGCACTCATTAG